A portion of the Streptomyces sp. NBC_00376 genome contains these proteins:
- the ispG gene encoding flavodoxin-dependent (E)-4-hydroxy-3-methylbut-2-enyl-diphosphate synthase — protein MTAGEPVALGLPGLPARPLAMRRPSRRIRVGSVAVGGDAPVSVQSMTTTRTSDIGATLQQIAELTASGCQIVRVACPTQDDADALATIAKKSQIPVIADIHFQPKYVFAAIDAGCAAVRVNPGNIKQFDDKVKEIARAAGDAGTPIRIGVNAGSLDARLLAKYGKATPEALVESALWEASLFEEHGFRDIKISVKHNDPVVMVNAYRQLAARCDYPLHLGVTEAGPAFQGTIKSAVAFGALLSEGIGDTIRVSLSAPPAEEVKVGIQILESLNLRQRRLEIVSCPSCGRAQVDVYKLADQVSAGLEGMEVPLRVAVMGCVVNGPGEAREADLGVASGNGKGQIFVKGEVIKTVPESKIVETLIEEALKIAESMDGAGKPSGAPAVTVS, from the coding sequence ATGACCGCTGGAGAACCGGTCGCACTGGGTCTCCCCGGGCTGCCGGCCCGTCCGCTCGCGATGCGCCGCCCCTCGCGGCGCATCCGGGTCGGGTCGGTTGCGGTGGGCGGGGACGCGCCGGTGTCGGTGCAGTCGATGACGACGACGCGTACGTCGGACATCGGTGCGACGTTGCAGCAGATCGCGGAGCTGACGGCGTCGGGCTGTCAGATCGTGCGGGTGGCGTGTCCGACGCAGGACGACGCGGACGCGCTGGCGACGATCGCGAAGAAGTCGCAGATCCCGGTGATCGCGGATATTCATTTCCAGCCGAAGTACGTGTTCGCGGCGATCGACGCGGGTTGTGCGGCGGTGCGGGTGAATCCGGGGAACATCAAGCAGTTCGACGACAAGGTCAAGGAGATCGCGCGGGCGGCGGGGGACGCGGGTACGCCGATCCGGATCGGTGTGAACGCGGGTTCGCTGGACGCGCGGCTGCTGGCGAAGTACGGGAAGGCGACGCCGGAGGCGTTGGTGGAGTCGGCGTTGTGGGAGGCGTCGCTCTTCGAGGAGCACGGTTTCCGTGACATCAAGATCTCGGTGAAGCACAACGATCCGGTGGTGATGGTCAATGCGTACCGTCAGCTGGCGGCTCGTTGTGACTATCCGCTGCATCTGGGTGTGACGGAGGCGGGTCCTGCGTTCCAGGGGACGATCAAGTCGGCGGTGGCGTTCGGTGCGTTGCTGTCGGAGGGGATCGGGGACACGATCCGGGTGTCGTTGTCGGCGCCGCCGGCCGAGGAGGTCAAGGTCGGCATCCAGATCCTGGAGTCGTTGAACCTGCGGCAGCGGCGGCTGGAGATCGTGTCGTGTCCGTCGTGCGGCCGGGCGCAGGTGGATGTGTACAAGCTGGCGGATCAGGTGTCGGCGGGCCTTGAGGGCATGGAGGTGCCGTTGCGGGTGGCCGTGATGGGCTGTGTCGTCAACGGTCCGGGCGAGGCCCGTGAGGCGGACCTGGGTGTCGCGTCCGGCAACGGCAAGGGGCAGATCTTCGTGAAGGGCGAGGTCATCAAGACGGTGCCCGAGTCGAAGATCGTAGAGACGCTCATCGAGGAAGCCCTGAAGATCGCCGAGTCCATGGACGGGGCGGGGAAGCCGTCGGGGGCTCCCGCCGTCACCGTGAGCTGA
- a CDS encoding DUF6126 family protein, with translation MSDSENFDPLGSSKNYEAQERKFPRGVVIRLFAYLIAGHIVAAFLYMLFAVAGKG, from the coding sequence ATGTCCGATTCAGAGAACTTCGACCCGCTGGGGTCCAGCAAGAACTACGAGGCCCAGGAGCGGAAGTTTCCGCGCGGCGTCGTGATCCGGCTGTTCGCCTACCTCATCGCCGGACACATCGTCGCGGCCTTCCTCTACATGCTCTTCGCGGTGGCCGGCAAGGGCTGA
- a CDS encoding phosphorylase family protein, translating to MADGPGTAGPAAPLLIACALGIEQFALRSGRGRAGVTPGPVTVLRTGMGPRAAEAAVARALGQDRAPGTAVLASGFCAGLLPGMHPGDLVVADETREGGDRTVCTGPGLLAEALAGAVPGRAVHTGPLTGSDHVVRGHERAGLRATGAIAVDMESAATLRTALRSGPRPVAAVRVVVDAPEHELVRIGTIRGGISAFRVLRAVLPAFYEWHRSLLLPRR from the coding sequence ATGGCCGACGGCCCGGGGACGGCCGGCCCCGCCGCGCCGCTGCTGATCGCCTGCGCGCTCGGCATCGAGCAGTTCGCCCTGCGCAGCGGCCGGGGCAGGGCCGGCGTCACTCCCGGCCCGGTGACCGTACTCCGTACGGGCATGGGCCCCAGGGCCGCCGAGGCGGCCGTCGCACGGGCGCTCGGTCAGGACCGGGCGCCCGGCACGGCGGTCCTCGCCTCCGGCTTCTGCGCCGGGCTGCTGCCCGGCATGCACCCCGGGGACCTGGTGGTCGCCGACGAGACCCGGGAGGGCGGCGACCGTACGGTCTGCACCGGTCCGGGCCTGCTCGCCGAGGCCCTGGCCGGGGCGGTACCCGGCCGCGCCGTCCACACCGGTCCGCTGACCGGCTCCGACCATGTCGTACGCGGACATGAGCGGGCCGGGCTGCGGGCCACCGGAGCCATCGCGGTGGACATGGAGTCCGCCGCCACGCTGCGCACCGCTCTGCGGTCCGGGCCGCGCCCGGTTGCCGCCGTACGGGTGGTCGTGGATGCTCCGGAGCATGAGCTCGTCCGCATCGGCACGATACGCGGTGGAATATCGGCTTTCCGAGTTCTCCGTGCCGTCCTGCCTGCTTTCTACGAATGGCACCGATCTTTGCTGCTCCCCAGGAGGTGA
- the hpnH gene encoding adenosyl-hopene transferase HpnH, giving the protein MAMPLRQSIKVATYLIEQKLRRREKFPLIVELEPLYACNLACEGCGKIQHPAGVLKQRMPVAQAVGAVLESGAPMVSIAGGEPLMHPQIDEIVRQLVARKKYVFLCTNAVLLRKKIEKFTPSPFFAFAVHIDGLRERHDESVAKEGVFDEAVAAIKEAKRRGFRVTTNSTFFNTDTPQTIIEVLNYLNDDLKVDEMMISPAYAYEKAPDQEHFLGVEQTRELFKKTFAGGNRARWRLNHSPLFLDFLEGKADFPCTAWAIPNYSLFGWQRPCYLMSDGYVPTYRQLIEETDWDKYGRGKDPRCANCMAHCGYEPTAVLATMGSLKESLRAARETISGNR; this is encoded by the coding sequence ATGGCCATGCCGCTCCGTCAGTCCATCAAGGTTGCGACGTACCTCATCGAACAGAAGCTCCGCAGGCGGGAGAAATTCCCGCTCATCGTGGAACTGGAGCCCTTGTACGCCTGCAATCTCGCGTGCGAGGGCTGCGGGAAGATCCAGCATCCGGCCGGCGTGCTCAAGCAGCGCATGCCGGTGGCCCAGGCCGTGGGCGCCGTCCTCGAATCGGGTGCACCGATGGTTTCCATCGCGGGCGGCGAACCATTGATGCACCCGCAGATCGATGAGATCGTCCGGCAGCTGGTGGCGCGCAAGAAATACGTCTTCCTGTGCACCAACGCGGTGCTGCTGCGGAAGAAGATCGAGAAGTTCACGCCCTCGCCGTTCTTCGCCTTCGCCGTGCACATCGACGGGCTGCGGGAACGGCACGACGAATCGGTCGCCAAGGAAGGGGTTTTCGACGAGGCCGTGGCGGCGATCAAGGAGGCCAAGCGGCGCGGCTTCCGGGTCACCACGAACTCCACCTTCTTCAACACCGACACCCCGCAGACCATCATCGAGGTCCTCAATTACCTCAATGACGACCTGAAGGTCGACGAGATGATGATCTCGCCCGCCTACGCCTACGAGAAGGCACCCGACCAGGAGCACTTCCTGGGCGTCGAGCAGACCCGCGAACTGTTCAAGAAGACCTTCGCGGGCGGCAACCGGGCCCGCTGGCGGCTGAACCACTCGCCGCTCTTCCTCGACTTCCTGGAGGGCAAGGCGGACTTCCCGTGCACGGCGTGGGCCATTCCCAACTACTCGCTCTTCGGCTGGCAGCGGCCCTGCTACCTGATGAGCGACGGCTACGTTCCGACGTACCGTCAGCTCATCGAGGAGACCGACTGGGACAAGTACGGCCGCGGCAAGGACCCGCGCTGCGCCAACTGCATGGCGCACTGCGGCTACGAACCCACCGCCGTGCTCGCCACCATGGGATCGCTGAAGGAATCCCTGCGCGCCGCGCGCGAGACCATCTCCGGGAACCGGTGA
- a CDS encoding tyrosine-protein phosphatase produces MTQQLPQIPSTEPELAGVRNFRDVGGLPTVDGRRVRHGRLFRSGHLAHATAEDASFLGGLGLHTVFDFRNAADRRLDGLDVELPGVRNVSIPLSDPADGSQFWHMVRDGDVEQLRSILGDGKGTNRMIASYRSIIRDRTAEHSRVLHALAEDSVPALMHCAAGKDRAGLSIAVSLLAVGVEREAIEADYLKSNDAHRRYKVRRSDTSADGMSAEVMELLNPLFGAHAEYLEAAFATIEETWGSTDRYFSEGLKLTPATRDRLRDRLLDEAR; encoded by the coding sequence GTGACGCAGCAGTTGCCGCAGATCCCGTCGACGGAACCCGAACTGGCGGGTGTCCGCAACTTCCGCGACGTGGGCGGGCTGCCCACCGTGGACGGGCGTCGGGTGCGGCACGGGCGGCTCTTCCGCAGCGGTCACCTCGCGCACGCCACCGCCGAGGACGCCTCGTTCCTCGGCGGCCTCGGCCTGCACACGGTCTTCGACTTCCGCAACGCGGCCGACCGCCGGCTCGACGGGCTGGACGTCGAGCTGCCGGGCGTACGGAATGTGAGCATCCCGCTCTCCGACCCGGCGGACGGCTCGCAGTTCTGGCACATGGTCCGCGACGGCGATGTCGAGCAGCTGCGCTCGATCCTCGGCGACGGCAAGGGGACGAACCGGATGATCGCCTCGTACCGCTCGATCATCCGGGACCGCACCGCCGAGCACAGCCGGGTGCTGCACGCTCTGGCCGAGGACAGCGTGCCCGCCCTGATGCACTGCGCGGCGGGCAAGGACCGGGCGGGGCTGTCGATCGCGGTGTCACTGCTCGCCGTCGGCGTCGAGCGCGAGGCCATCGAGGCCGACTACCTGAAGTCCAACGACGCCCACCGCCGCTACAAGGTGCGGCGCAGCGACACCTCGGCGGACGGCATGTCGGCCGAGGTGATGGAACTGCTGAACCCGCTCTTCGGCGCCCATGCCGAGTATCTGGAGGCGGCGTTCGCCACCATCGAGGAGACCTGGGGCAGCACGGACCGCTACTTCTCCGAGGGTCTGAAGCTCACCCCCGCGACCCGGGACCGGCTGCGCGACCGGCTCCTGGACGAGGCACGGTAG
- the dxs gene encoding 1-deoxy-D-xylulose-5-phosphate synthase, with product MTILESIRGPHDLKALNEAQLDELAQDIRRFLIQAVARTGGHLGPNLGVVELSIALHRAFDSPADRILWDTGHQSYVHKLLTGRQDFSKLRGKGGLSGYPSREESAHDVIENSHASTVLGWADGIAKAHQVLGRSDHVVAVIGDGALTGGMAWEALNNIAAAKDRPLIIVVNDNERSYGPTIGGLADHLATLRTTDGYERFLSWGKDVLRQTPVIGQPLYESLHGAKKGFKDAFAPQGMFEDLGLKYVGPIDGHDIAAVESALHRAKRFHGPVLVHCLTEKGRGYPPALLDDADRFHAVGAMDPLTCAPLAPVGGPSWTSVFGDEIAAIGAERPDVVAITAAMLHPVGLTKFAEAFPDRVWDVGIAEQHAAVSAAGLATGGLHPVVAVYATFLNRAFDQLLMDVALHRCGVTFVLDRAGVTGPDGPSHNGMWDMSVLQVVPGLRIAAPRDAGELRAQLREAVAVDDAPTVIRFPKESVGEPVPAVGRIGGMDVLHRADDPDVLLVAVGVLAPVCLKAADLLAGAGIRCTVVDPRWVKPVDGELPPLAARHRLVAVVEDNSRAGGVGSAVGQALRDAGVDVPLRTFGIPEQFLAHGKRAEVLADIGLTPVEIAGRISAALAAKEAATRTEGSGE from the coding sequence GTGACGATTCTGGAGAGCATCCGGGGGCCGCACGATCTCAAGGCGCTGAACGAAGCACAACTCGACGAACTCGCCCAGGACATCAGGCGGTTTCTCATCCAGGCGGTGGCCCGGACCGGCGGTCACCTGGGGCCCAACCTCGGGGTGGTGGAGCTCTCGATCGCCCTGCACCGGGCCTTCGACTCGCCCGCCGACCGCATCCTCTGGGACACCGGGCACCAGAGCTACGTGCACAAACTGCTCACCGGACGGCAGGACTTCTCCAAGCTGCGCGGCAAGGGAGGCCTGTCCGGCTACCCGTCCCGCGAGGAGTCCGCGCACGACGTCATCGAGAACTCGCACGCCTCGACCGTGCTCGGCTGGGCCGACGGCATCGCCAAGGCCCATCAGGTGCTGGGGCGGAGCGACCACGTCGTGGCCGTCATCGGTGACGGCGCCCTCACCGGCGGGATGGCCTGGGAGGCGCTCAACAACATCGCCGCCGCCAAGGACCGCCCGCTGATCATCGTGGTGAACGACAACGAGCGCTCCTACGGCCCCACGATCGGCGGCCTCGCCGACCACCTCGCCACCCTCCGTACCACCGACGGCTACGAGCGCTTCCTCTCCTGGGGCAAGGACGTGCTCCGGCAGACGCCCGTCATCGGACAGCCGCTCTACGAGTCGCTGCACGGCGCGAAGAAGGGGTTCAAGGACGCCTTCGCCCCGCAGGGCATGTTCGAGGACCTCGGGCTCAAGTACGTCGGCCCCATCGACGGCCATGACATCGCGGCCGTCGAATCCGCCCTGCACCGGGCGAAACGCTTCCACGGCCCGGTGCTGGTGCACTGCCTCACCGAGAAGGGCCGCGGCTACCCGCCCGCGCTCCTGGACGACGCCGACCGCTTCCACGCCGTCGGTGCGATGGACCCGCTGACCTGCGCACCGCTCGCTCCCGTCGGCGGGCCCTCCTGGACCTCGGTGTTCGGGGACGAGATCGCCGCGATCGGAGCGGAGCGGCCGGACGTCGTGGCCATCACGGCGGCGATGCTGCACCCCGTCGGGCTGACGAAGTTCGCCGAGGCGTTCCCCGACCGGGTCTGGGACGTCGGCATCGCCGAGCAGCATGCCGCCGTGTCCGCGGCCGGACTGGCCACCGGCGGCCTGCACCCGGTCGTCGCCGTCTACGCCACCTTCCTCAACCGGGCCTTCGACCAGCTCCTGATGGACGTCGCGCTGCACCGGTGCGGGGTGACCTTCGTCCTCGACCGGGCCGGAGTCACCGGCCCCGACGGGCCCTCGCACAACGGCATGTGGGACATGTCCGTCCTCCAGGTCGTCCCCGGGCTGCGGATCGCCGCCCCCCGCGACGCCGGCGAACTGCGCGCCCAGCTCCGTGAGGCCGTCGCCGTCGACGACGCCCCCACCGTGATCCGGTTCCCCAAGGAGTCGGTGGGGGAGCCGGTCCCGGCGGTCGGCCGGATCGGCGGTATGGACGTGCTGCACCGGGCGGACGACCCCGACGTACTGCTCGTGGCCGTCGGCGTACTCGCCCCGGTCTGCCTGAAGGCCGCCGATCTGCTGGCCGGGGCCGGCATCCGCTGCACCGTCGTCGACCCGCGCTGGGTCAAACCGGTCGACGGGGAACTGCCCCCGCTCGCCGCCCGGCACCGGCTGGTCGCCGTAGTCGAGGACAACAGCCGGGCCGGGGGCGTCGGCTCGGCGGTGGGGCAGGCGCTGCGGGACGCCGGGGTCGACGTACCGCTGCGCACGTTCGGCATCCCCGAGCAGTTCCTGGCGCACGGCAAACGTGCCGAGGTGCTGGCCGACATCGGGCTCACCCCGGTCGAGATCGCCGGCCGGATCAGCGCCGCACTGGCCGCCAAGGAGGCGGCGACGAGGACCGAGGGGAGCGGGGAATGA
- a CDS encoding aspartate aminotransferase family protein: MKDDGPKGFDLARLLAERGAERYELHTRYLNHQLPRMLHTIGFDKVYERAEGAHFWDADGNDYLDMLAGFGVMGLGRHHPVVRKALHDVLDASLADLTRFDCQPLPGLLAEKLLAHSPHLDRVFFGNSGTEAVETALKFARYATGRPRILYCTHAFHGLTTGSLSVNGEDGFRDGFAPLLPDTAIPLGDLDALRRELKRGDVAALVVEPIQGKGVHAAPPGFLREAQELLHKHKALLIADEVQTGLGRTGDFYAYQHEEGVEPDLVCVAKALSGGYVPVGATLGKDWIFRRVYSSMDRVLVHSASFGSNAQAMAAGLAVLAVMEDEQIVARARRTGDLLRDRLTALVDRYELLHEVRGRGLMTGIEFGRPSSLKLRSRWTMLQAARKGLFAQMVVVPLLQKHRILTQVSGDHLEVIKLIPPLVIDEADVDRFVTAFTAVMDDAHSGGGLMWDFGRTLVKQAVANR, encoded by the coding sequence ATGAAGGACGACGGGCCCAAGGGCTTCGACCTGGCGCGGCTCCTCGCCGAGCGCGGCGCCGAGCGCTACGAGCTGCACACCAGGTACCTCAATCACCAGCTGCCCCGGATGCTCCACACCATCGGCTTCGACAAGGTCTACGAACGGGCCGAGGGCGCACACTTCTGGGACGCGGACGGCAACGACTACCTCGACATGCTCGCCGGATTCGGGGTGATGGGCCTGGGCCGGCACCATCCCGTCGTGCGCAAGGCCCTGCACGACGTCCTGGACGCCTCGCTCGCCGACCTCACCCGCTTCGACTGCCAGCCGCTGCCCGGACTGCTGGCCGAGAAGCTGCTCGCGCACAGCCCGCACCTGGACCGGGTCTTCTTCGGCAACAGCGGCACGGAAGCGGTCGAGACGGCCCTGAAGTTCGCCCGCTACGCCACCGGCAGGCCCAGGATCCTCTACTGCACCCACGCCTTCCACGGGCTGACGACCGGCTCCCTCTCGGTCAACGGGGAGGACGGCTTCCGGGACGGCTTCGCGCCCCTGCTGCCGGACACCGCCATCCCGCTCGGCGATCTCGACGCCCTGCGGCGCGAGCTGAAGCGCGGCGACGTGGCGGCCCTGGTCGTCGAGCCGATCCAGGGCAAGGGCGTCCACGCCGCGCCGCCCGGCTTCCTGCGGGAGGCGCAGGAGCTGCTGCACAAGCACAAGGCCCTGCTCATCGCCGACGAGGTGCAGACCGGCCTCGGCCGGACCGGCGACTTCTACGCGTACCAGCACGAGGAGGGCGTCGAGCCCGATCTGGTCTGTGTCGCCAAGGCCCTCTCCGGCGGCTATGTGCCGGTCGGGGCGACCCTGGGCAAGGACTGGATCTTCCGCCGCGTCTACTCGTCGATGGACCGGGTCCTGGTGCACTCCGCGAGCTTCGGCTCCAACGCCCAGGCGATGGCGGCCGGGCTCGCGGTACTCGCGGTGATGGAGGACGAGCAGATCGTCGCCCGTGCGCGCCGCACCGGTGATCTGCTGCGCGACCGGCTGACCGCACTGGTCGACCGCTACGAGCTGCTGCACGAGGTGCGCGGGCGCGGGCTGATGACCGGCATCGAGTTCGGCCGGCCGTCCTCGCTCAAATTGCGCAGCCGCTGGACCATGCTGCAGGCGGCCCGCAAGGGTCTCTTCGCGCAGATGGTGGTGGTGCCGCTGCTCCAGAAGCACCGCATCCTCACCCAGGTCTCGGGGGACCACCTGGAAGTGATCAAGCTGATTCCGCCGCTGGTGATCGACGAGGCGGACGTCGACCGGTTCGTCACGGCGTTCACCGCTGTGATGGATGACGCACACAGCGGAGGTGGGCTGATGTGGGACTTCGGCAGGACACTGGTGAAGCAGGCGGTCGCCAACCGCTGA
- the shc gene encoding squalene--hopene cyclase yields the protein MTATTDGSTGAVNPRAASASKPTDTTIAADDVFTAARRAAERSVEHLLGRQDEQGWWKGDLATNVTMDAEDLLLRQFLGIQDPDTVRAAGRFIRGEQLGDGTWATFHGGPGELSTTIEAYVALRLAGDRPDEPHMARASGWIREQGGIASARVFTRIWLALFGWWKWDDLPELPPELMFFPKWAPLNIYDFGCWARQTIVPLTIVSAKRPVRPAPFPLDELHTDRSNPNPPRRLAPAASWDGVFQRLDKALHVYHRIAPRGLRRTAMNAAARWIIERQENDGCWGGIQPPAVYSVIALHLLGYDLDHPVMRAGLESLDRFAVWREDGARMIEACQSPVWDTCLATIALADAGVRPDHPALVKAADWMLGEEIVRPGDWSVRRPRLNPGGWAFEFHNDNYPDIDDTAEVVLALRRVRHPDRARIEAAIRRGVRWNIGMQSRNGAWGAFDADNTSAFPNRLPFCDFGEVIDPPSADVTGHVVEMLAVEGRAGHRVTRRGIEWLLAEQEASGAWFGRWGVNYVYGTGSVVPALVAAGLPVTHPAIRRAVGWLESVQNDDGGWGEDLRSYREEKWIGHGASTASQTAWALLALLAAGARDSVAVRRGVAWLTATQQADGSWDEPYFTGTGFPWDFSINYHLYRQVFPLTALGRYVYGEPFADRTAARKGA from the coding sequence ATGACAGCGACGACCGACGGAAGCACCGGGGCCGTGAACCCCCGCGCAGCCTCGGCCAGCAAACCGACCGACACAACCATCGCCGCGGACGACGTGTTCACCGCCGCGCGGCGGGCCGCGGAACGCTCGGTGGAGCACCTCCTCGGCAGGCAGGACGAGCAGGGCTGGTGGAAGGGCGACCTCGCCACCAACGTCACGATGGACGCCGAGGACCTGCTGCTCCGTCAATTCCTCGGCATCCAGGACCCGGACACCGTCCGGGCGGCCGGCCGCTTCATCCGCGGCGAACAGCTGGGCGACGGCACGTGGGCGACATTCCACGGCGGCCCCGGTGAACTCTCCACCACCATCGAGGCGTACGTGGCCCTGCGGCTGGCCGGGGACCGGCCGGACGAACCGCACATGGCCCGCGCGTCCGGATGGATCCGGGAACAGGGCGGCATCGCCTCCGCCCGGGTCTTCACCCGGATCTGGCTCGCTCTGTTCGGCTGGTGGAAATGGGACGACCTGCCGGAACTCCCGCCCGAGCTGATGTTCTTTCCCAAATGGGCCCCGCTCAACATCTACGACTTCGGCTGCTGGGCCCGCCAGACCATCGTGCCGCTCACCATCGTCTCGGCGAAGCGGCCGGTACGCCCGGCCCCCTTCCCGCTCGACGAACTCCACACCGATCGGAGCAACCCGAACCCGCCCAGGCGGCTCGCACCGGCCGCCAGCTGGGACGGTGTCTTCCAGCGCCTGGACAAGGCGCTGCACGTCTATCACCGGATCGCTCCGCGCGGGCTGCGCCGGACCGCGATGAACGCCGCGGCCCGCTGGATCATCGAACGCCAGGAGAACGACGGCTGCTGGGGCGGCATCCAGCCGCCCGCCGTGTACTCCGTCATCGCCCTGCATCTGCTCGGCTACGACCTGGACCACCCGGTGATGCGCGCCGGACTCGAATCGCTCGACCGGTTCGCCGTGTGGCGAGAGGACGGCGCCCGCATGATCGAGGCATGCCAGTCCCCGGTCTGGGACACCTGCCTCGCCACCATCGCGCTCGCCGACGCCGGGGTCCGCCCCGACCACCCGGCGCTGGTGAAGGCCGCCGACTGGATGCTCGGCGAGGAGATCGTCCGGCCCGGCGACTGGTCCGTACGCCGCCCCCGGCTCAACCCGGGCGGCTGGGCCTTCGAGTTCCACAACGACAACTACCCGGACATCGACGACACCGCCGAGGTGGTCCTCGCACTGCGCCGGGTCCGCCACCCCGACCGGGCCCGCATCGAGGCCGCCATCAGGCGCGGCGTCCGCTGGAACATCGGCATGCAGTCCCGCAACGGTGCCTGGGGCGCCTTCGACGCCGACAACACCAGCGCCTTCCCCAACCGGCTGCCCTTCTGCGACTTCGGCGAGGTCATCGACCCGCCGTCCGCCGACGTCACCGGGCACGTGGTGGAGATGCTCGCCGTCGAAGGACGGGCCGGCCACCGGGTCACCCGGCGGGGCATCGAGTGGCTGCTCGCCGAACAGGAGGCGAGCGGCGCCTGGTTCGGCCGCTGGGGCGTCAACTACGTATACGGAACAGGGTCGGTGGTGCCCGCGCTGGTGGCCGCCGGGCTGCCCGTGACGCACCCGGCGATCCGTCGCGCGGTCGGCTGGCTGGAGTCCGTGCAGAACGACGACGGCGGCTGGGGCGAGGACCTGCGCTCCTACCGGGAGGAGAAGTGGATCGGGCACGGCGCCTCGACCGCTTCCCAGACCGCCTGGGCCCTGCTCGCGCTGCTCGCCGCGGGAGCCCGGGACAGCGTTGCCGTGCGGCGCGGGGTCGCCTGGCTCACCGCCACCCAGCAGGCCGACGGCTCCTGGGACGAGCCGTACTTCACCGGCACCGGATTCCCGTGGGACTTCTCCATCAACTACCACCTCTACCGCCAGGTGTTCCCGCTCACCGCACTCGGGCGGTACGTGTACGGCGAGCCGTTCGCCGACCGCACGGCCGCCCGCAAGGGGGCCTGA
- a CDS encoding helix-turn-helix domain-containing protein, whose protein sequence is MNPPDGGAADELPGVAPRLRDLRRSRGLTLETAAQRAGLSPAHLSRLETGRRQPSLPMLLGLARIYGTTVSELLGEKPPERDAIIRGGKFEGAEADGWMYRQAGGSGRAMQALRVRVPQAAQSDLVRVHPGEEWLYVLTGHLRVWLGETVHDLAPGDSAHFDSLTPHRITAVDRDGAELLFVHTLLQSPAAELCLGSGIHRR, encoded by the coding sequence ATGAATCCTCCAGACGGAGGGGCGGCCGACGAGCTGCCCGGAGTCGCACCACGCCTGCGCGATCTGCGTCGGAGCCGTGGTCTCACCCTGGAGACCGCCGCTCAGCGGGCCGGGCTCTCGCCCGCCCATCTCTCCCGGCTCGAAACGGGCCGCCGCCAGCCCTCGCTGCCGATGCTGCTCGGTCTTGCCAGGATCTACGGTACGACGGTCTCCGAACTGCTCGGCGAGAAGCCCCCGGAACGTGACGCGATCATCCGCGGCGGGAAGTTCGAGGGGGCCGAGGCGGACGGCTGGATGTACCGGCAGGCCGGCGGTTCCGGCCGGGCGATGCAAGCGCTCCGCGTCCGGGTCCCGCAGGCCGCGCAGAGCGATCTCGTCCGCGTCCATCCCGGCGAGGAATGGCTGTACGTGCTCACCGGACACCTGAGGGTCTGGCTCGGGGAGACCGTGCACGACCTCGCCCCCGGCGACAGCGCGCACTTCGACTCGCTCACCCCGCACCGGATCACGGCCGTCGACCGCGACGGTGCCGAGCTGCTCTTCGTCCACACCCTGCTGCAGAGCCCCGCCGCCGAGCTGTGCCTCGGCAGCGGTATCCACCGTCGCTGA